The DNA region CATTCCATATTTCACATCAAAAATAACATTGAAAAAGCTCATTAGAATATGGAGCGCAGCTAAATTAAATAGATTTACAAAAAGCAGTATGATCAGATTTTTATAACAATAAGTTTTGTTGTGTCCGCTCCATATCAATAAACCAAACAGGGCAGCAAAAGAAACGCTTGCATAGATAATATGATTATAAGTCCCCAATAAGTTTATCATAAGGAATAAGATTATCAAGATCGGCCTGGGCTTGGCGTTTGTCTTCACAATTTTTGTTACCACAAGAAGGTATATGGCCATAAGGATCATTGTAAAGCTATTAACTTCCCAGGCAATTCTGGGTAAGATCAGATATATTGCTGATTGACCGATGAATAGTAAGAATAAGATTGAGGATTGTTGACTGTAGGCTTTTAGTATCCGGGATATTATTATAACGCCAATCAAGTTAAATAATACTCCTGGGATTCTGAGTTGACCCACACCTGATTCGAAGAAATAAAACGAGAGATATGAACTCAGCGCTTGTAAAATACCCGTGTAATGATTCATGCCATAAATTGAATGGAAGCCCTCCGTTTTATAGGAATCTGCCATTATTCCCATCCACGCTTCATCCCCATGCAGACCGGGTAGGCTATTTAGCTTCCAAGACCACCAAAACAGGAGGTAACCATATAACAATATCTCTGCAATGGTCCTTAAATAGGTCTTACCTTGGAAAAAATATTTTATTGTAGTGAGCATTTTCTGTATAATATCTTGTTGTAGCTTTATTGAACAAAAATAGGATTTCTGAAGAACTCTAATTTGAGTTGCATAGAAAAGAGTTCACAAAACAGGAGTCTTTGTCGTTTGGAATTCAAGTGTAGAACCGCAGGTGCCAAGAAATACATTACTATTAAGTTGATATGATTGGATTTTAATTTTAAATGTATATTTTAGTCAAATCCCTAACGATATATGAAAAAAAACGCTCAATCAAACTTGTTGATCTCCAAAAACTTCAAAAGAGGTTGCAACGGTTCTTATCTTAATCAAACAGGGAATGTCTTTTTTCAAAAGTTAAGGTTTTTTGTTTACGTAACGATTTCCTAATCCACCAAATGAGTAAAAAACAGACGGCGATTATTATCGGCGCAGGTCCAGGCGGACTGACGGCTGCATTCGAATTAGCCACCCGATCAAACATAGATGTGACCATACTTGAAGCTAGTAATGAGATTGGGGGGATTTCAAGAACCGTCAATTACAAGGGAAACAGGATTGACATAGGCGGGCATAGATTTTTTTCGAAGTCCACCAGAGTGTTAGACTGGTGGGCCAATACCCTACCTCTGGAGCCAGCTTCACAGCCCCTAACAGATCTTGACTTATCTAAAATAGGCCCTGCGTCCACAGATTCTGAAAAAGGGGATAAGGTTATGTTAATCCGTAAAAGGGTTTCACGAATATTTTATCTGCGGAAATTCTTCGATTATCCAATAAGCCTAAATTACGCTGCAGCAAAAAACTTGGGTTTTATAAGAATAATCAAGATTGGTATAGCCTATATCACAATCCGTTTGTTCCCTATAAAAAACGAACAAACCCTTGAAGACTTCCTGGTAAATCGATTTGGTAGGGTTCTATATGAAACGTTTTTTAAGGATTATACCGAGAAAGTCTGGGGTATTCCATGTCATCAGATAAAGCCGGAGTGGGGCTCGCAACGGATAAAAGGCCTTTCAATCTCAAAAGCAATAAAACATTCTATAAAATCAATGTTCGAAAAGGATGAGACCATAGAACAAAAAAAAATTGAAACGAGTCTTATAGATAAATTTATGTACCCGAAATTTGGTCCGGGCCAACTATGGGAAGAAGTTGCAGACAAGGTAAGCACCCTAGGAGGCAAGATTGTATTTGGCACCAGGGTAACAAAAATAAAATGGATTACCGAAAGTCAGGTCGAGGTTTCCGTGAAGGATGTTGCAAGTGATTCAGAGCTGGTTTACACAGGGAATTACCTTTTTTCGACAATGCCCATTAAGGACCTTATTTTGGGAATGGGGGATGAAGTCCCATTGGTGATACAAGAAGTTGCAAAGGGGCTAGCATACAGGGACTTTATTACGGTTGGGCTCTTACTTAAGGGCTTGAAAATTAAGGATAAAATGCCAAATAAAGCCGGTCAGAATCCTGATCAATTAATTTCCGATAATTGGATCTATATCCAAGAAAACGATGTGAAGCTTGGTAGATTACAGATTTTTAATAATTGGAGTCCCTACATGGTTGCTGATAGTAATAATGTATGGTTGGGACTAGAGTACTTCTGCAATGAAGGAGATCATCTATGGAACATGGAAGATAGGGATTTCATTACTTTCGCAATTGAGGAGCTGGTTAAAATAAGTTTTATTGAACCTGATGAGGTATTGGATAGCACTGTGATAAAAGTACCCAAAGCATATCCAGCGTATTTTGGTAGTTACGATGACCTTCCGCTAGTTAGTGAATATACAGATTCTTTTAGCAACATGTTCTTAATTGGACGAAATGGCATGCATAAATATAATAATCAAGACCATTCAATGCTAACGGCAATGGTCGCAGTCGACAACCTTCTCTCAGGCAAAAAAGATAAGGGGAATATTTGGATAATCAATACGGAAAATGATTACCATGAGACGAAAACCAGCGACTAGCTTAAAAAGCGAAATTGCTATGGACCCACGCAAACTATTAGAATTTCTAGTCCATAAAAAATATAATAAGCCATTTATTCGAAAATTATTTGGAAATATTAATTTTCTTCTTATTTTAGTTAAATAATCGTTTAAATTAAATATATAATTATAACCTAGGTTGTGGTCTGATTTTCTCGTAGTTTGTGTCTGACATAAGCTAATGAACAGGATACAACTAACTAATCTTATGAAGAAAAACGCCCTCCTGTTTTTGACCGGCATTGTTAGTTTATGCCTTCTATTATTCGCATGCAGAAAGGACATAAGTTTATATATTGAGAATAAGGAACAAGCTTCTTCTATTCAAATAGAATCTGCCAAAATTTGGCGGCTGCAACGACTTCAAAACAAAGGAGTGGTTCTAAAACCATTATGGGATGGGGCATGGCAAATGACGACCAGTAGAAAGCGGAATATTTTGGTTGTACCTGCCCCCGAAATATTCATGGCTGATGAGAACAATAGAATACGACGATTTTTTGTGTTCACCTACGATGGCAATGATGTAAACGGGGGTCGTATTGTTGAGTTTTTGGGCCATAACTATGCTGTTGAAGAAAATCTAAATTATTTGATAAAAAATATTGATAGCGAAAGTATTCAGGAGTTTAATGGCTCGATATTACAATATGATATTAATTATCTTAAAATTATAGGAACATCTTACGAAGATGGAAAGAAGAAAGCAAATGCCGAGGTTGAAATCGTAAATAACAGTGTTTCGGAAATGAAACAAATTCAAATTTCCAGAATGGGAATTTATGCAAACGCCAAACTAATGTTAAACCGTACGAGTGGATTAATGACATCTTCAAGTGAATGTCCAGCAACTGTGGTTATTAACAATGGCTTCCCTTCAACATATTGTCAAGGCGGTATTGTATTGTATTCTGAACAAACAAATTATATAGACGGTTGTTTGGCTAGTATCATAAGAAATTATATAGCTACCACTTGCCCTGGAGAGGGAAGTGGTTCTGGAAGTGGTTCTGGAAGTGGTTCTGGAAGTGGTTCTGGAAGTGGCTCTGGAAGTGGATCGGGTGGAAGTCCGCAATATGGAGGCGGGGGAAGTACCGGAAATCTAATAAATTTGATTGAAAACCCTTGTACTGCTGCCGCATTTGCGATGGCAATGACCTCAGATGCTTCCGCAAATATTAAAAATCTATTCTTCGATGCATTCGGCATAAATACGAACAATACAGTTATTTTTAAAGATATGACCGCGGGTCTTAATATAGATGGAAAAACAACAACTGTAACTTTGAATGGAGTTGCTACCAGTACAGTGCAATTCAACAGTGCTGCATTCGACATTCGATCACAGCAATATGCCGTTGCTACTGTATATCATGAAATGTTTCATGCCTATCTAGGTGCGCATTTCCCAGCGGATCAGGAAGGTAAGATACTAATTCCTCCACAACATGAATACATGGCTAGCAACTATGTAGACATGTTAGCTTCCGTTCTGACAAGTCAATTTTTAGGATTAAGTATCACCGATGCTAAGGCTTTGGCTTGGAGTGGATTAAAAGGCACATCGTACTGGGACACCTTAAGTGAGCCCGACAAAACAGCATATGGTATTATACAAACTCTTTATAGTGATAAAGAACGGGCCGACAAATTGGGTACTTATTGTAATTAAATATGGGAAAAAAAATAACATTACTTCACCTCTTTGTATTTGCGATTATTACGGAAGCGTATGCGCAATTAGCTAATAAAAGCACATTGAACACAATAGCTAACTCAATAAATAAAATATATCGAAAACCAATTGATAAAAAGCTTGTACTTTTTTCAATCTGGGTGTCAACGGATAAAAATTCAAAGGTCGATTCTGTTTATTTTTCCGAAATGTCTCCCCCGTTGACAATTGACATGGTTTTAGATACTGCTGAGATTAAAACTTTCTTTAAGAGAAGTTCTAAATTAGAGAAAAAGTTTTCTAATACATTATTTATTATTCCTATATTGTATCGCCCCCTAAATAACATTGCTGCCATTTATTTACCCGACTTGGGCCGTGATTTTAGCAACCTCATCCCTGAGCAGGCTAAATTTCGAAATAAGAAACTTATCGTGGAAAAGCCGACAGAAATCACTATTCACGAAACAGTGAATTAATATATATTCAATTTTTAAGCCCCCGGCTATAGCGTAGTCACTATTATGCTTTTGCCACTTTAAAAAATTAATATGCCGTTTGTGAATATCTGTCCAACTCACGCATCGGTTCCAAAAATAACTGATAGATAAAAATAAGAGCAAAAGGCATGATTTTGTTTATAAATAATTGACAATCAATTTATGAATGAATTAAAATGACCTTATGCTCAAAGATAAAATTATAGAAATTTTTTTAGAGGTTGATGATTTTTGCAAAGAAATAATTGCCAGAACTTGAACAACAGTTCATCCATGACCGTTCTCTGGTCAAGCGCAACAGGAGGGCCGAACTCTGCGAGAGTGAAATGATTACCCTGATGGTCGCCTTTCACTAGGGTCAGTTCAGCAACCAGTATGTTCATGGAATACTAGTTAGGAGAAAGGATAATATGGCGTTAAGGAGTTTTTATATAATTATACTAATAATAACCTTAAGTGATTGCACATCAATAAGGAAAGATAATTTAAAGGGCAGTCTAATTGAGCTGTCTTCTCACGGGGAAATCTTCAACAATGCAATTAAGGAAATTATCGCATTAGAAAATCACATTAAAATATATAAAGATAGTTTATGTACAAACCAATTTATTTGACCCCTTTGCACCAATTTTAAATTATTTGTAAGTGCTTTGAAAAAAGTGTGTTATAATACATTTGTTATAGGCGAGAGGGGGTCAATCTACTCTGGTTTATCCAATCAACAATCATATTATCAGTAAACAACGCTTCAGTTAAGATGATTCTTCTGGGATTTTTTCTAACAAATTCAATGTAAAGCTATGTGTCCGGAAAGAAATTTTTAAAAATGTTTGGTAGTGAAAGTATAACACAAGTTTGAAAAAGTGTTAAAATCTTATTGCCAGGATTTGTAGAGATTTTAGCAAGTTCTAAAGTTTTGTCAAGAATTTACTCTTCGATGTGAGGGTTTTACGGTAATATCGATAGGCTAAAACATTTCCATTCCGAAAACCACTGCGATTAGGCTACGTTAAAAGAATTAAAAAATCGTACCCACTTTTTGAAAAGTGTCAAATGCTCGCAGCATACTTCCTGAATTTTGAGCCAACAAAAGAGTTGGTCTTTGACATTCAGGAATGAAACATTACCCATAACACTATGGGAATTTTGCGAAGCTTTGAGATAACGTCAAAAAGGTGAAGGCGCATTGGCAGACGAGAGTCCGGTTTGTAGAAACTGAGGTGAGTAATTCCAAATTCATTAATATCGAGGCCCTTCTTTAAGTCTCTATTTTCTTGGGGCGATGAGCCCCTTTTTCATTTCTAAAATTCCCAAAACCTAATGTTATGTCAGCTTTTCTAAATGTAAATGAGATCAAAGAGAAGGTTTCTCTGTTGAGTCTGTTAAAGAATTTGGGCTTCAGTCCACAAAAGCAATCCGGTGGAGAACATTTTTTTCTCAGTATGCTGAGAGAAGAGTATACAGCTTCCCTGTGCGTAAATGATGATCTCGGAGTATGGTATGACCACGGCGGAGCTGGTGTTTCGGGAATTAGAAGTGGAAGCATAATTGATTTTGGACTTGCCTACTGGTATCCGTCCACTTTCCCGGAGGTGCTGAGAAAGATCTTAGAATATTCAAAAGTCGAACTTGAAAACTCTTCGCAGTTGAACAATAGTGTTCCAGCCAGATTACAACCGGTAAAAGTTCCTAATTATAAAATAGAGGCTATAAACGAGTCAATTAAAAAGGACGCACTAAATGCCTATCTTAAATCCAGGGAAATCATTTCTGTAGCAAAGGATCATCTTTATGAACTGCATTATTCAGTTCTTGATAGCAAAAATAAACACAAGAATTTTTTTGCATCAGGATGGCCTAATGAGAATGGCGGATGGGAGGTAAGAAATAAATATTTCAAGGGCTGTCTTGGCCATAAAGGGATGTCATTTCTACAGGGAGCCACCGATAAGCTCTGTGTGTTCGAAGGGTATTTCGACTTTTTGAGCTGGCGGGTTGAAAACTCCAACGACCCATCCTCAGTACTTGTGTTAAATTCTTTGTCCTTTCTTCAATCGGCAATGGTTCGTGCAAAACAGTTCAGCGCCATTCAGGTATATTTCGATCATGATAAAGCCGGAATTTCTGCCACCCATGATTTTATAATCAATGTGAGCGGTAGCCAGGATTTTTCTTTTAAATATCTAGGGCATAAAGACTATAATGCAAAGCTAGTTACTGATGCAAATGCCGCTGTAGAACAGAAATTTGCGCAATTGAAATTCAGTACGGAAATTGGGTTCATCCCGGAGCGATAGTATATATAACTCTAGTCATCTAACTGAATATTCAGATGTAGGATTACATGCATATTTATATATAGACATATAAGCATATGTAAACATATTTAATCTTAATCCATGTTTTTCTGATCTTCCGCCCATTGATCCATAATTGGCTGATATTTTGAAATGAATTCGTCGAACGGTTGAAATATTAGCTTACTGCTATAGCTTGTATGTTCGAGATATAACTGATCGAAATCTAGCATTTCATCCCTTTTTGATATCAGCCTTCCATGAAATTCTTTGGTAAATCTCCACAGCATCCAAAGCGCAAAAATCATATGTCCGTATAGATTTGCCAGTTTGTTTTCTTCGTCTTGACCGGGCATCTGAGCCTCTTCCAAATAGGATATGAGATCTACGAGTCTCTCGCTAAGATAAGTGGGGATTTTTGATTTATCGATATTTTGAGCCAATTCAATCATACTTTGGAGTGCGGCGCTTTGACTGTCACTAATATGAAGTCCAACCTTAGGATAGAAATCCAGTTTAGATGCTTTCAGTAACAGCGCTCTGATTTTTGCTAATTCAGTCACAACGTTTTGCGAGTCGGCGATTCTGGACCGGTTGTTCGCTCTTCGGCTATCAAGAAAAGTTAGCACTGAAATCAGCAGGGCACCACCTGCGAGGTAATCACTTGGAGACATAATGGACATTTAATTTTTTGAGACTAATATATGATAATTGAACTTTATTTTTGGTAGGAATGCTCGTCGTTTTTTATTCTGCAAGTTGTGTTTTTGTCGCACAAAAACCCTTTAACTTGCCCGCCTTTTTTTGCCGGTGATCGGCAGCGGGATGGAAAAAACTCGCAACTCGTTTTTCTTTTGGAGGATCAAATCAATATCTTATGAGCGTTAAGCAGAAGAATGGAAGGCCGTTGAAGGTTGAGGGCAAAAGAACAAAACACATAAAAGCAAGACTAACTGAGAACGAATATAGCCTGGTCACACAACTGTGGAAATCCCTTTCGATGAAGGAAAGCGATTACGTGCGTTTGATGGTTTTGAAGCCTGGTTCGTTAAAGGTCAAAGTAAATGCGCATGAAGTGCTAAGGTTACTTGATCATCTGGGGGGTGAGCTGGGCAGGTCTGGAAACAACATCAATCAACTTGCAAGGCATGCGAATTTTTTGAATAAGCGAGGAATGCTTAACGCAGAAACAGTAGTCAAGTTCAACGAACTTTTCTCAGAATACATCTTTCTTTTCAGGCAAATTGAAAAAGAAACCAGAACACTTTTGCGCCGGCTGCAGAGTTAACCATGATCGTCAAGATATTACAGAAATCCAAAACGTTCAGAGCAGTTAGGTACAACACCAATAAGGTTGAAAAGGATAAAGGTGAGCTTTTAAAAGTTTCGGGATTTGAAGCGCTGTCCGGATTTTCGGAACTGAAACCCCAGGATTATATTAACTATCTATCCTCACTTGCAGCGTTGAACAAAAGGGTTGTGTATCCGCAGTTCCACGCCATGATTTCTTCAAAGGGAAGAGCTGCGGATAAACAAAGCCTGGTGTTTCTGGCAGAGAAATGGTTAATGGGAATGGGATACGGCAGTCAGCCTTATATGCTCATTTTTCATAAGGATACTGATAACAATCATATTCACATCGTCTCTTCCAGAGTCGACAGGGAGGGGAATAAAATATCTGACGTTTTCGAAAAGATTCGTGCATACCGTGTGCTCAACCGGCTAGTCGGCCAGGATGAAAAAAAATCGGCAAGTGAAGCGGTGAGCAAGGCACTGCAGTATCAATTTTCCACAGTAGCACAGTATTTAATAATCTTGGAGGCAAAAGGATATTCGGTCAAATTGGTAGGGGATACTTATAACGTATCAAAATTCGGTGAGCTGGTTGCAAAAGTGGATATTTCGAAAATCCACAACAGTTTAGCTGAAAATGGCTTTTCGCAAGAGCGGAAAGCTCAGTTGAGAAATATATTTGAAAAATACAGGCCATTAACCAACGCTAAGCTTCTCCCGGTGGTGGAGAACAACCTGCGCGGTGCACATGGAAAGATATTAAGGTATTACTCTGCTCTGAGCGAGAGACTTTCTTCCGACTTCGGACTGGAGTTTGTTTTTCATTTCAAGGATGATAAAGGTCCATATGGTTACACCGTTCTTGACCATGCCAAAAAAAATGTTTTCAAGGGCGGTGAAATTATGGCGCTGGGTAAATTTGCAGAGGTGCTCTCGACAGCACCCCACCCGTCGCTGGTATCTTTTGAGCCTTATGATCCGGTGCGACCCGGACATTTCCCTGAAGAAAATATGCTGCTTGAATCCCTGCCACTGCCAGTTATGGAGGAACTGTATCCCGGATCTGAAGAAGGAGGTCATATTGGCGATTTCTCATTCGGACTTGATATCGCGGATGATATTGACGATGAACAGATCAATGGCCGAAACCGCAGAAAAAAGGGAAAGCCAAGGACGAACACACGATAAAAATATTTGATATGGTTATACTACTAGGCAACCAAAAAGGAGGTTCTGGTAAAAGCACGCTGTGCCTGCTACTGGCATACTACCTTTCCACAATAAAACAAGCGAAGGTTACCGTTCTGGACATGGATTATCAGGCATCAGTCTCGGGAAAGTTCGAGAAAGCAAAGATTCTGGAGAATGAACCAATTTACGAGGTTATCGCATCAGACCTCAAGTATTATCCTGCCTTACTCGAGCTATTAACACAAAATACCCAGGAGTTCGTACTCATTGATTTACCCGGTAAAATGGATGATGATTTATTGATTCCCATTATAAGTTCTGCAGAACTTATAATCTGCCCTTTCAACTATGATGAATTCTCGGTCGACAGTACTGTTCTTTTTTCTTTGGTCTGCAAGGAGATAAACAAGCTCTCGCCAATTGTGTATGTACCCAACCGGATCAAGTCCACGGTGAAATATGAAACAAAAGAGGAGGTTGATAGGGTGCTCGCCAGGTTTGGCATGGTCTCCCCGAATATCTCGGACAGGATCGATTTTCAACGTGTGGGAACAGTTCATATACCAGCAGTACTCATTCCGGTTTTTATGCCGGCCCTTGATTTTATCTTCAATATCCATATGAGCAAAGGAGCTTCACCATGAGCCAAATCAAATCACTAGCCCAGCAGCTTAAATCTAAATTAGAGGAGCAGAAAGGTGTGCCCGTAATTAATGATGCTGAAACAAGTCAGGCTCAGAAAGAAAGGGACAAACCCGATGACAGGTACTCAGTCACGGATGCTAAAAAGATATCAGCACTTCTTTCAGCGCTTCGTGACTTCAATATGGATGGGCAGGAAAAAATTCTGATCCGTCTCGACAAGCGCACAATTGCGCAATTAAAGCAGCTGAAAGTCGCAACCAATATTGAAATGAACAGGGTAATTGCCTTTGCGCTGCAAAATTTCCTAAAGTCCCATCCCTGGCTAAACGACTACATTTCTCAAACCCTAAAACAAATGGC from Pedobacter endophyticus includes:
- a CDS encoding relaxase/mobilization nuclease domain-containing protein, translated to MIVKILQKSKTFRAVRYNTNKVEKDKGELLKVSGFEALSGFSELKPQDYINYLSSLAALNKRVVYPQFHAMISSKGRAADKQSLVFLAEKWLMGMGYGSQPYMLIFHKDTDNNHIHIVSSRVDREGNKISDVFEKIRAYRVLNRLVGQDEKKSASEAVSKALQYQFSTVAQYLIILEAKGYSVKLVGDTYNVSKFGELVAKVDISKIHNSLAENGFSQERKAQLRNIFEKYRPLTNAKLLPVVENNLRGAHGKILRYYSALSERLSSDFGLEFVFHFKDDKGPYGYTVLDHAKKNVFKGGEIMALGKFAEVLSTAPHPSLVSFEPYDPVRPGHFPEENMLLESLPLPVMEELYPGSEEGGHIGDFSFGLDIADDIDDEQINGRNRRKKGKPRTNTR
- a CDS encoding toprim domain-containing protein; amino-acid sequence: MSAFLNVNEIKEKVSLLSLLKNLGFSPQKQSGGEHFFLSMLREEYTASLCVNDDLGVWYDHGGAGVSGIRSGSIIDFGLAYWYPSTFPEVLRKILEYSKVELENSSQLNNSVPARLQPVKVPNYKIEAINESIKKDALNAYLKSREIISVAKDHLYELHYSVLDSKNKHKNFFASGWPNENGGWEVRNKYFKGCLGHKGMSFLQGATDKLCVFEGYFDFLSWRVENSNDPSSVLVLNSLSFLQSAMVRAKQFSAIQVYFDHDKAGISATHDFIINVSGSQDFSFKYLGHKDYNAKLVTDANAAVEQKFAQLKFSTEIGFIPER
- a CDS encoding NAD(P)/FAD-dependent oxidoreductase: MSKKQTAIIIGAGPGGLTAAFELATRSNIDVTILEASNEIGGISRTVNYKGNRIDIGGHRFFSKSTRVLDWWANTLPLEPASQPLTDLDLSKIGPASTDSEKGDKVMLIRKRVSRIFYLRKFFDYPISLNYAAAKNLGFIRIIKIGIAYITIRLFPIKNEQTLEDFLVNRFGRVLYETFFKDYTEKVWGIPCHQIKPEWGSQRIKGLSISKAIKHSIKSMFEKDETIEQKKIETSLIDKFMYPKFGPGQLWEEVADKVSTLGGKIVFGTRVTKIKWITESQVEVSVKDVASDSELVYTGNYLFSTMPIKDLILGMGDEVPLVIQEVAKGLAYRDFITVGLLLKGLKIKDKMPNKAGQNPDQLISDNWIYIQENDVKLGRLQIFNNWSPYMVADSNNVWLGLEYFCNEGDHLWNMEDRDFITFAIEELVKISFIEPDEVLDSTVIKVPKAYPAYFGSYDDLPLVSEYTDSFSNMFLIGRNGMHKYNNQDHSMLTAMVAVDNLLSGKKDKGNIWIINTENDYHETKTSD
- a CDS encoding plasmid mobilization protein; this translates as MSVKQKNGRPLKVEGKRTKHIKARLTENEYSLVTQLWKSLSMKESDYVRLMVLKPGSLKVKVNAHEVLRLLDHLGGELGRSGNNINQLARHANFLNKRGMLNAETVVKFNELFSEYIFLFRQIEKETRTLLRRLQS
- a CDS encoding ParA family protein, whose translation is MVILLGNQKGGSGKSTLCLLLAYYLSTIKQAKVTVLDMDYQASVSGKFEKAKILENEPIYEVIASDLKYYPALLELLTQNTQEFVLIDLPGKMDDDLLIPIISSAELIICPFNYDEFSVDSTVLFSLVCKEINKLSPIVYVPNRIKSTVKYETKEEVDRVLARFGMVSPNISDRIDFQRVGTVHIPAVLIPVFMPALDFIFNIHMSKGASP